The Thermococcus sp. genome includes a window with the following:
- a CDS encoding GNAT family N-acetyltransferase yields MRIRLATLNDVGGIVALHTAGERLKGDIYERYTMGGPWMSAETCAIHLNNLLLDGQLVAVAELDGAIVGEVEVLFSEEPIGGRVRRIGHIDVIEVHPDYRGRGIGRLLMEFVEEVAEERKVEMLTVQPDKDAEGFYRKLGFNLEVFRGTTVWVPVRGRGTVEPLTFGWEDVKNLELVAGRFQSSYSMFFSAFKDNIAGIHYTVESGKSGGSYYVLKNLPGREGVALVLWGTMEDLKAVLGRAKVLGFERVLTLLPGDVESFGAEKVGKIKMLAKELT; encoded by the coding sequence ATGAGGATACGCTTGGCGACCCTTAACGACGTTGGGGGAATAGTTGCACTCCACACTGCCGGTGAGAGGCTTAAAGGCGACATTTACGAGCGCTATACCATGGGCGGGCCATGGATGTCGGCTGAGACCTGTGCGATCCACCTCAACAACCTCCTCCTCGATGGCCAGCTCGTCGCCGTCGCCGAGCTAGACGGTGCCATCGTCGGCGAGGTCGAGGTTCTCTTTTCAGAGGAACCCATTGGTGGAAGGGTCAGGCGGATAGGGCATATCGACGTTATCGAGGTTCACCCGGACTACCGGGGCAGGGGCATAGGGAGGCTTCTGATGGAGTTCGTTGAGGAGGTTGCAGAGGAGCGGAAGGTTGAAATGCTGACGGTTCAGCCGGATAAAGATGCCGAGGGCTTCTACAGAAAGCTCGGCTTTAATCTTGAGGTTTTCAGGGGGACAACCGTGTGGGTTCCGGTGAGGGGAAGAGGAACCGTGGAGCCTTTGACGTTCGGCTGGGAGGATGTTAAAAATCTTGAACTGGTTGCTGGCAGATTTCAGAGCTCCTACAGCATGTTCTTCTCGGCATTCAAGGACAACATCGCCGGGATTCACTACACCGTCGAATCCGGGAAGAGCGGAGGCTCGTACTATGTGCTGAAGAATCTTCCCGGGAGAGAGGGTGTTGCGCTCGTACTCTGGGGCACGATGGAGGACTTGAAGGCCGTTCTCGGGAGGGCAAAGGTTCTCGGGTTTGAGCGGGTTCTGACGCTCTTGCCGGGTGACGTTGAGAGCTTCGGTGCTGAAAAGGTGGGAAAGATTAAGATGCTCGCGAAGGAGCTCACCTGA